One Panicum virgatum strain AP13 chromosome 9K, P.virgatum_v5, whole genome shotgun sequence genomic region harbors:
- the LOC120649212 gene encoding anti-sigma-I factor RsgI2-like, translating to MAATCPLALTFFFFCCILFETISCSGAFVELSYDSTKVKILSSSVITEYRVVVTEKQHAYLFLKPFECSRKPCRPEHLAGSFVNEVLDPNRHLNVSNIIVMAKERQLGALRRTLQSIHAHLRAVGLGKSVKVSPELLQSSIRIMANNRAQKKQWGKVMEFVRRSGSFVQLEIEANSEHTVDVEIQEAVADVAALLGADAGVVLHLKSRAAPSAEAMTNLVGVITREKRLLGVLVDVSSPRRELGEARATAHDEFSPVTNPAAMPVANPVTVPATNPVSNPMSPGFVTVPSTNPGNGFSTSPNLPPLYPEPKTPVTMPDPTTMPPATVPTPFTSPVTAPTMPGPVTNPAAPVSNPATTPTTQFPGTSPVTNPVTTYPYPQQGGGAGAGGMPATPVYQPPATMPGTAQPGAPAVGGQTWCVAKTGLTDLELQNGIDYACGIGQADCSALQPMGACYNPNTLQAHASYAFNSYFQRNPSPTSCDFGGAGMLVNVNPSSGTCMYQTSAGFGAGYSPGATGTAPTGYTPGMSGAVPGSYSPGWTGGSGSTVLNANNPGGNSMYGGSDNPTGLTAGTAPLSCCGWVLCLIWMVTFAFVKEKV from the exons ATGGCTGCTACTTGCCCTCTAGCTCtcacattcttcttcttctgttgCATCCTCTTTGAGACAATCAGCTGTTCAG GAGCATTTGTGGAATTATCGTATGATTCAACAAAGGTCAAGATACTGTCCAGCTCGGTGATCACTGAGTACAGAGTCGTGGTCACTGAGAAGCAGCACGCCTACCTCTTCTTGAAGCCGTTTGAGTGCAGTCGGAAACCATGCAGGCCAGAGCATCTTGCCGGCTCATTTGTTAATGAAGTTCTTGATCCCAATCGGCACCTCAACGTCAGCAACATCATCGTCATGGCCAAGGAGAGGCAGCTCGGCGCACTGCGCCGCACCTTACAGTCAATTCACGCTCATCTCCGCGCCGTCGGATTGGGGAAGAGCGTCAAGGTCTCGCCGGAGCTCTTGCAATCTTCCATACGGATCATGGCCAATAATCGTGCCCAGAAGAAACAATGGGGAAAGGTCATGGAGTTTGTCAGGAGGTCAGGCTCGTTTGTTCAGCTGGAGATTGAAGCAAACAGCGAGCATACCGTAGATGTGGAGATCCAAGAGGCCGTCGCTGATGTCGCCGCTCTGTtgggcgccgacgccggcgtcgtGCTCCACCTCAAGAGCCGTGCGGCTCCAAGCGCGGAGGCAATGACCAATCTGGTCGGCGTGATCACCCGAGAGAAGAGATTGTTGGGTGTTCTGGTGGACGTGTCGTCTCCTCGGCGCGAGCTCGGCGAGGCAAGAGCCACGGCGCACGACGAGTTCTCGCCGGTAACCAACCCGGCGGCGATGCCTGTAGCCAACCCGGTGACCGTGCCCGCCACGAACCCGGTGTCGAATCCGATGTCCCCCGGATTCGTCACCGTGCCGTCGACCAACCCGGGCAACGGGTTCTCGACGAGCCCCAACCTCCCGCCGCTGTACCCCGAGCCGAAGACGCCGGTCACCATGCCGGACCCGACGACGATGCCGCCAGCAACGGTTCCCACCCCCTTCACCAGCCCGGTCACTGCGCCGACCATGCCGGGCCCGGTCACCAACCCTGCAGCCCCCGTGTCGAACccggcgacgacgccgacgacgcaGTTCCCGGGGACGTCGCCGGTCACGAACCCGGTGACCACGTACCCGTACCcgcagcagggcggcggcgcgggcgcgggcggcatGCCGGCGACGCCGGTGTACCAGCCGCCGGCGACAATGCCAGGCACGGCGCAGCCGGGCGCGCCCGCCGTGGGGGGGCAGACGTGGTGCGTCGCCAAGACGGGGCTGACGGACCTCGAGCTGCAGAACGGGATCGACTACGCGTGCGGCATCGGGCAAGCCGACTGCTCGGCCCTCCAGCCCATGGGCGCCTGCTACAACCCCAACACCCTGCAGGCGCACGCCTCCTACGCCTTCAACAGCTACTTCCAGAGGAACCCGTCGCCGACGAGCTGCGACTTCGGAGGCGCCGGCATGCTCGTCAACGTCAACCCAA GTTCAGGAACTTGCATGTACCAGACATCAGCAGG TTTTGGCGCCGGTTACAGTCCGGGAGCGACAGGCACCGCGCCCACCGGTTACACCCCGGGGATGTCGGGCGCCGTGCCCGGCAGTTACAGCCCGGGGTGGACAGGGGGATCCGGCTCGACGGTGCTGAACGCCAACAACCCCGGCGGGAACTCCATGTACGGCGGCTCCGACAACCCGACGGGCTTGACCGCCGGCACGGCGCCCCTGTCCTGCTGCGGCTGGGTCCTCTGCCTCATCTGGATGGTCACCTTTGCATTCGTCAAGGAGAAAGTGTAG